Within Mycobacteriales bacterium, the genomic segment GCGGCCTCGACCGCCTTCATCTGGTCGCGGACTAGCAGGACGAACAGCTGGTCGCCGTCCTGGATCGCGGTGGCGCGAGTGGGTAGCAGTGCCTCGCCGTAGCGCGTGAGGAACGCGACCCGGACGCCCTCGACCGCGCTCTGCAGCTCGCCGACCGAACGCCCGATCCAGCCCTGGTCGTAGGCGATCTCGGCAAGGGCGATGTGACCGGTGGGATCGCTCCACTCGCTATGCGCCCCATCGCCCAGCAACCGCCGCAGCATCGAGTCGGCGGTCCAGCGCACCGTGGCGACGGTCGGGATGCCGAGCCGGCTGTAGACCTCCGCGCGGCGCGGGTCGTAGATCCGGGCGACCACGTTGTCGATGCCGAACGTCTCGCGCGCCACCCGCGCCGAGATGATGTTGGAGTTGTCGCCGCTGGAGACCGCGACGAAGGCAGCCGCGTGCTCGATCCCGGCCTCGATCAGCGTGTCGCGGTCGAACCCCACGCCGACCACCTGGGCACCCTCGAAGTCGGGGGGCAGCCGCCGGAAGGCGGTGGCGTCCTGATCCACGATCGCCACCGAATGTCCGGCCGCAACCAGGCTCAGCGCGATGGTCGAGCCGACCCGGCCACAACCCATGATCACGACGTGCACCGGGGAGACGCTACACGCAACGCGGCGCGCCGTACCCTTGCCGAGTGCGATCGCTGGGGGACCTGTCGAAGACGGTCTTCATCGGCCGCCCCCTGCGCAGCACGCAGCTGGGCGAGACTTTGCTGCCCAAGCGCCTCGCGCTGCCGGTGTTCGCGAGCGACGCGCTGTCCTCCGTCGCATACGCGACCGAGGAGATCCTGCTCGTACTGTCCCTCGGCGGGCTGGGCCTGATCCACTTCACCTGGGTGGCCGCGGCGGGCGTCGCGTTCCTCATGTTGGTCGTGGTCGCGTCGTACCGGCAGAACGTCCACGCTTACCCCAGCGGTGGCGGCGACTACGAGGTAGCGACCACCAACCTCGGTCGTCGCGCCGGCCTGACGGTCGCGAGCGCGTTGATGGTCGACTACACGCTGACCGTCGCGGTTTCGGTCAGCTCGGGCGTCGCGAACATCACGTCGGCAGTGACATCACTGCAGGGGCACGCGGTGATCCTCGCGGTCGCGATCGTCGCCATCATCATGCTGCTGAACCTGCGTGGCGTCCGAGAGTCGGGCACCGCGTTCGCGATCCCGACGTACGCGTTCATCGGCGGTGTCACCGCGCTAATCATCGTGGCCGCGTTCAAGCTCGGGGCGGGTCACCACCTCACCGCGGAGAGCGCCCACTACCGCGTCGTGCGCGCCCGCAACTACACCGGCCTCGCGCTGATCTTCCTGCTGCTCCGTTCGTTCGCTTCGGGATGTACGGCGCTGACCGGAGTCGAGGCGATCAGCAACGGCGTGCCCGCGTTCCAGAAGCCGAAGAGCAAGAACGCGGCGACCACGCTCGCGCTGCTCGGCGGCATTGCGGTCAGCATGTTCCTTGCCATCACGACGCTCGCGATCATCAGCCATGTTCACGTCGCGGAGTCGCCGAGCAACCTGATCGGCCTGCCCAAGGGGCAGGACCCGAAGACGGTCATCGCGCAGGTCGGCCTCGCCGTCTTTGGCAACGGGTCGTTCGGCTTCTACTACCTGCAGGCCGTCACCGCCCTGATCCTCGTGCTCGCGGCGAACACCGCTTTCAACGGCTTCCCGGTGCTCGCCTCGATCCTGGCCCGCGACGGCTACCTGCCGCGCCAGCTCCACACGCGCGGCGACCGGCTCGCGTTCAGCAACGGCATCCTGATCCTCGCCGGCTTCGCGATCCTGCTGATTGTTGCGTTCTCGGCGTCACCGACCCGGCTGATCCAGCTGTACATCGTCGGGGTGTTCGTGTCGTTCGTGAACAGCCAGATCGGGATGATCCGGCACTGGAACCGCAACCTTCCGCTCACCGAGGACCCGGCGCGGCGACGGCAGATGAAGCGGTCACGGGTGATCAACAGCATCGGGGCTGCCGTGACCAGCCTGGTCCTCGTGATCATCCTGATCTCGAAGTTCACGCAGGGCGCATGGATCGCGATCGTCGCGATGGTCGTCCTCTTCACGATGATGCGCGGCATCCGCAGACATTACGACGCGGTGGCAGAAGAGCTCGCGCCCGACACGGAAGACGACGTGCTGCCGTCGCGGGTGCACGCGATCGTGCTCGTGTCACGCGTACACAAGGCGACACTGCGCGCGGTCAACTACGCGCGGGCCACCAGACCGTCATCGCTGGTTGCGCTGACCGTCGACGTCGACCACATCGCGACCGAGGCGCTGAAGAGCGAATGGGAACGCCGTGGTGTTCCCGTCCCGCTGCAGATCCTCGAGTCGCCGTACCGCGAGATCACCCGGCCGATCGTGAAGTACATCAAGGAGGTCAACCGGCAGAGCCCCCGCGACGTGGTGTCCGTCTTCATCCCCGAGTACGTCGTCGGGCAGTGGTGGGAGCAGCTGCTGCACAACCAGCACGCGTTGCGGCTGAAGGGCCGGTTGCTCTTCACGCGCGGCGTGATGGTCACAAGCGTGCCCTACCAGCTGGCTTCCTCGGGCCGCGTCATCGAGCGCACCCGTCCGTCGCCCGGAGATGCGCGACGCGCGATCGACATGAAGCCGAAGCCGGCCCACCAGACCCCCAAACAGTGATCGTCGAGGTCGGATCGGTCGGCAACGGCGGTATCTGCATCGCGCACGCACCCGACGGACGGGCGATCCTCGTCCGGCACGCCCTACCCGGCGAACGCGTGCGGCTCGAGGTCACCGAGGAGCGCTCGTCGTACCTGCGTGCGGACGCCGTCGAGATCCTCGAAGCCTCACCGCACCGGGTGGCACCTCCGTGCCCGTACGCCGGACCCGGGCACTGCGGCGGCTGCGACTGGCAGCACGTGCATCTCGACGAGCAGCGGCGGTTGAAGGCCGCGGTCGTCGCCGACCAGCTGCGACGGATCGCCGGTCTCGACGTCGACGTCGTGGCCGAGGCGGTGCCGGGTGACGTGCAGGGGTTGCACTGGCGGAGGCGCATCCGGTTCGCGGTCGACGCCGATGGCGTTGCGGGGCTGAGACGGCATCGTTCCCACGAGGTCGAGCCGATCGATGACTGCCTGCTCGCGCATCCCGACCTGCCGGTGCGCTCGGTCCTCGCTCAGCGCTGGCCGGACAGCGAGGGGGTCGAGGTTGATCTCGGGGCGGCGGTGCAGGCGATCGGCCGCGACTGGCACGTGCCGGAGGGCAGTTTCTGGCAGGTGCATCCGGGCGCTCCGGCAGCCCTCTGCGAGGCGGTGACCGGTTACGCCCGGGTCTCCGGCATCGACCGTTGCCTGGACCTGTTCAGCGGAGTCGGTCTGTTCGCCGGCGCCCTCGCCGCACAGGCACCAGGCGCCGAGGTCGTTGCGGTGGAGTCCGACCGCGCCGCCGTCGAGGCCGCCCGCGCGAACCTCGCCGACCACCCGAAGGTCCGGGTGGTCGCCGAGCGGGTCGACCGCTGGCTGGCCCGCAGCCGGCCACAGACCGATCTCGTCGTCCTCGACCCGCCGCGGCGTGGTGTCGGGCGAGCGATCGTCGACGGGATCGCCGCGGCCGGCCCGCGCAGCGTCGTCTATGTCTCGTGCGAGCCGGCGTCGCTGGCCCGCGACATCGGCCTGCTGGCCGGCCACGGTTACCGGCTGGAGGGCTTGCGGGCGTTCGACCTGTTCCCGATGACCGCTCACGTCGAGTGCGTGGCGCTACTCGAGGCGGCTAAGCGGCCCTGACGCCGGTCGAACGGGCGACGCAACCGGGCAAAGCCGACAGACCTAGACTGAGCGTCGTGACCAGCCTGCTCCGCACGATCGACGACCCCTCCGATCTGAAGCGGCTCGAGCCGTCGCAGCTGCCGGAGCTTGCGCAGGAGATTCGCGACTTCCTGGTCGAGTCGGTCGCCAAGACCGGTGGTCACCTCGGACCCAATCTCGGCGTCGTCGAACTGACCCTCGCTTTGCACCGGGTGTTCGACTCACCGCACGACGCGATCATCTGGGACACCGGACACCAGGCCTACGTCCACAAGTTGGTCACCGGGCGCCGCGAGGAGTTCGAGGCACTGCGCCAGTCGGACGGCATGTCCGGCTACCCGTCGCGACGGGAGAGCCCGCACGACTGGGTCGAGAACTCGCACGCCTCGACCGCGTTGTCCTACGCCGACGGGCTGGCGAAGGCGTTCGAGCTGCGGGGTGAGTACGACCGCACCGTTGTCGCGATCGTCGGCGACGGCTCGCTCACCGGCGGGATGTCATGGGAGGCGCTGAACACGATCGCCGCGCATCCCGAGCGGCCGGTGATCATCGTCGTCAACGACAACGGCCGCTCCTATTCGCCGACCGTCGGCGGGCTCGCCGCGCATCTCGCTTCGCTGCGGCTCTCGCCGTCGTACGAGCAGATGCTCGAGATGGTCAAGACGTCGCTCGCGCGTACGCCACTCGTGGGCGCCCCGATCTACGACGCCCTGCACGGCATGAAGAAGGGCCTCAAGGATCTGATCCAGCCGCAGGCGATGTTCGAGGACCTCGGGCTGAAGTACGTCGGTCCCATCGACGGTCACGACGCCGTTGCGGTCGAGCGGGCGTTGCGCAATGCCCGCGACTTCGGTCAGCCGGTGATCGTGCACTGCCTCACCGAGAAGGGCCGCGGCTACCCGCCGGCCGTGGAGGACGAGGCGGACCAGTTCCACGCGGTCAGCGTGATCGATCCCCTGACCGGTCGTCCGGTGAACCGCTCCGGCCCGACCTGGACCGACGTCTTCGCCGACCAGATGGTGGCGCTCGGGCGCGAGCGCGAGGACGTCGTCGGCGTGACCGCGGCGATGCTGCGCCCGGTCGGGCTGTATCGCTTCGCCCAGGAGTTTCCGGAGCGGGTCTTCGACGTGGGCATCGCCGAGCAGCACGCCGTGACGTCGGCAGCCGGCATGGCGATGGGCGGCCTGCACCCGGTCGTCTGCATCTACGCGACGTTCCTCAACCGGGCCTTCGACCAGGTCCTGATGGACGTCGGCCTGCACAAGCTTCCCGTGACGTTCGTCCTCGATCGGGCCGGCATCACGGGTGACGACGGTGCGTCGCACAACGGGATGTGGGACCTCGCCTTGCTCGGCATCGTGCCCGGCTTGCGGGTCGCGGCTCCGCGCGACGCGACCCGCCTCGCCGAGCTGCTCCGCGAGGCGGTCGAGACCGACTCGGGCCCGACCGCGTTGCGGTTCCCGAAGGCGCCCGCAGGTGAGGACGTCCCGACCGTCGACCGGGTCGGTGCGATGGACCTGCTGCGGCGGGACGACGACAGCCAGGTGCTCGTCGTCTCGGTCGGCGCGCTCGCACCGCTCGCACTCGACGTCGCCGCCCGGGTAGCAGCGCAAGGAGTGGGCGTGACGGTGGTCGACCCGCGCTGGGTGCTGCCGGTCGATCCCGGCCTGCCCGCGCTGTGCTCCGCGCACGAGCTGGTCGTCGTGATTGAGGACGGCGTGGTCGCGGGCGGCATCGGCTCGGCGATCTCCAGCGCGTTGCGCTCGCGCGACATCTCGGTGCCGGTGCGCGACTTCGCGCTGCCGCACGAGTTCCTGCTGCATGGTCGCCGCAGCGACGTTCTGGTCCGCTGCGGGCTGTCCGCCCAGGAGATCGCCAGACAGGCGGTCGAGGCCGCTGCCAAGGCTGACGTCCAGCCGGTGGGGCCGCGCTGACCGTCTCCGACTGCGAGGAGTTGGCCGATGCTGAAAATCGCGCTGAGCCGGAGAGCGGCGGTCCTCGTCGCGTCGGCGGGAGTAGTGGTCGCGGTTGCGGGCGTCGCGATTCCCGGCGCGCAGGCGTCGAGCCTGGCTAAGAAGGCGCCGTCGTCGATCGAGGTCAACAGCCCGACGATCACGATCAGGACGACGGCCCATCACAAGCTGCGGCTGAAGATCGGTGGAACCGACTTCGTGTCCAACGGCCACCCGGACGACAGTCCGGCCGCCGCGTACGTCGAGCTGCGCACGCCCAGCGGGCACGAGGCGCACAACTGGACCTTCCAGCTCTCCTCGGGGTCTTTCACGGACCACGTGGCCAAGAGCACCGGCGGCTTCACGACGGATGCCAGCCAGATCGCGCCGTACGGCCGCATCCGTCTCGCCTTCTCCCCGATGGGGTCCGGGACCACGATCCACTGCGGCAAGACCACCGTCGTCACTCGCCACGTGAAGGTGGCTGCCGCACTGTCGTTCGTGACCGGCACGTCGTGGGGTGACCTCGGCAGCTTCCCGTCCAAGACGCACTTCGGTCGCGGCACCCTGCGCACCCAGTACGGTGGCGCGCCCTGCCCGAGGCCGTCGCCGTTCGTTCCCTGCATGTCGAACCTGAGCTGGAACTCCAGCCAGTCCCCGGTGACGATTGCCGGGGGATGGACCATGCGCAAGGGGAAGAAGCACGGCGAGGTGAGCGGGGTGCGGCTGGCCCTCCTCAGCACTCCGGCCGAGGCGATCCGCACCGACACGGTCGTGACAACGGCCCCGGCCCCCGCCTACTCGGACTCCGGCGGCATCCCGACCGTCGCGGTGACCACGTACGGCGGCCAGGCGGCCGGCAGCGCGACGCTGACCTCGACGACCGTGGAACATCCGGGCAAGGTCACCTGTGACAGCAAGCACCACCATGACCGGCAGACCACGTGGTCGACGGCGTCATACACCAACGGCACGACGCCACTGACGTTGCACGAGCAGATCGAGGGGCCGATGACGTTGCCGGACTCGAGCTCCGACGGCTACATCCAGCGCAACACCCGCCTGAACTGACGGCAGGTGCAGCCGCCGGGCCGAACGGCTACGGCTGGCGGTGGTAGAGCACGTCGCGGATGTCGATGACCGGCGCGATGCGATCCTCGATCGCCGCGCGAATGACGTCGCCATCGGCGCGCGCGATGACCACTTCGTCGCGGGTGACCATCAGCGGCCGGTCGAAGCCGCGGTCCTCGAGGCCGGTCAGCCGGGCGGCCGCCGCCGAGAACGCCGGATCGATCCGGTTGAGGTCGAGCCAGCCGCGGTTGCGCATCGGCACGGCGACGGTGCGCATGCCGTCGGGGAGCCCGTCGACGATGGCGTGGCGAAGGGTCCGCGAACCCAGCAGCGTCATCACGTCGCAGTCGCCCATCGGCCGCAGCTGTGAGCTGCGCCGTAGCCGCTGCGCGGCCATCTCGCCCATGCGCTCGAGGTAGACGACCGCGGTCGGCCACCACGGCGACGGCTCGATGCCGGCCGCGCGCAGGAGCTGATGGGGGATCGGCAGCACCAGGTCGGGCCGGTCGGGGTCGAGCCCGACGAAGCCGAAGCCGAGATCCAGGGTGTCGCCGATGATCCGGCGGCGT encodes:
- a CDS encoding TrkA family potassium uptake protein, which gives rise to MHVVIMGCGRVGSTIALSLVAAGHSVAIVDQDATAFRRLPPDFEGAQVVGVGFDRDTLIEAGIEHAAAFVAVSSGDNSNIISARVARETFGIDNVVARIYDPRRAEVYSRLGIPTVATVRWTADSMLRRLLGDGAHSEWSDPTGHIALAEIAYDQGWIGRSVGELQSAVEGVRVAFLTRYGEALLPTRATAIQDGDQLFVLLVRDQMKAVEAALSEPPGEHQ
- a CDS encoding APC family permease, whose amino-acid sequence is MRSLGDLSKTVFIGRPLRSTQLGETLLPKRLALPVFASDALSSVAYATEEILLVLSLGGLGLIHFTWVAAAGVAFLMLVVVASYRQNVHAYPSGGGDYEVATTNLGRRAGLTVASALMVDYTLTVAVSVSSGVANITSAVTSLQGHAVILAVAIVAIIMLLNLRGVRESGTAFAIPTYAFIGGVTALIIVAAFKLGAGHHLTAESAHYRVVRARNYTGLALIFLLLRSFASGCTALTGVEAISNGVPAFQKPKSKNAATTLALLGGIAVSMFLAITTLAIISHVHVAESPSNLIGLPKGQDPKTVIAQVGLAVFGNGSFGFYYLQAVTALILVLAANTAFNGFPVLASILARDGYLPRQLHTRGDRLAFSNGILILAGFAILLIVAFSASPTRLIQLYIVGVFVSFVNSQIGMIRHWNRNLPLTEDPARRRQMKRSRVINSIGAAVTSLVLVIILISKFTQGAWIAIVAMVVLFTMMRGIRRHYDAVAEELAPDTEDDVLPSRVHAIVLVSRVHKATLRAVNYARATRPSSLVALTVDVDHIATEALKSEWERRGVPVPLQILESPYREITRPIVKYIKEVNRQSPRDVVSVFIPEYVVGQWWEQLLHNQHALRLKGRLLFTRGVMVTSVPYQLASSGRVIERTRPSPGDARRAIDMKPKPAHQTPKQ
- a CDS encoding class I SAM-dependent RNA methyltransferase, with product MIVEVGSVGNGGICIAHAPDGRAILVRHALPGERVRLEVTEERSSYLRADAVEILEASPHRVAPPCPYAGPGHCGGCDWQHVHLDEQRRLKAAVVADQLRRIAGLDVDVVAEAVPGDVQGLHWRRRIRFAVDADGVAGLRRHRSHEVEPIDDCLLAHPDLPVRSVLAQRWPDSEGVEVDLGAAVQAIGRDWHVPEGSFWQVHPGAPAALCEAVTGYARVSGIDRCLDLFSGVGLFAGALAAQAPGAEVVAVESDRAAVEAARANLADHPKVRVVAERVDRWLARSRPQTDLVVLDPPRRGVGRAIVDGIAAAGPRSVVYVSCEPASLARDIGLLAGHGYRLEGLRAFDLFPMTAHVECVALLEAAKRP
- the dxs gene encoding 1-deoxy-D-xylulose-5-phosphate synthase encodes the protein MLRTIDDPSDLKRLEPSQLPELAQEIRDFLVESVAKTGGHLGPNLGVVELTLALHRVFDSPHDAIIWDTGHQAYVHKLVTGRREEFEALRQSDGMSGYPSRRESPHDWVENSHASTALSYADGLAKAFELRGEYDRTVVAIVGDGSLTGGMSWEALNTIAAHPERPVIIVVNDNGRSYSPTVGGLAAHLASLRLSPSYEQMLEMVKTSLARTPLVGAPIYDALHGMKKGLKDLIQPQAMFEDLGLKYVGPIDGHDAVAVERALRNARDFGQPVIVHCLTEKGRGYPPAVEDEADQFHAVSVIDPLTGRPVNRSGPTWTDVFADQMVALGREREDVVGVTAAMLRPVGLYRFAQEFPERVFDVGIAEQHAVTSAAGMAMGGLHPVVCIYATFLNRAFDQVLMDVGLHKLPVTFVLDRAGITGDDGASHNGMWDLALLGIVPGLRVAAPRDATRLAELLREAVETDSGPTALRFPKAPAGEDVPTVDRVGAMDLLRRDDDSQVLVVSVGALAPLALDVAARVAAQGVGVTVVDPRWVLPVDPGLPALCSAHELVVVIEDGVVAGGIGSAISSALRSRDISVPVRDFALPHEFLLHGRRSDVLVRCGLSAQEIARQAVEAAAKADVQPVGPR